A region of Streptomyces sp. TG1A-60 DNA encodes the following proteins:
- the rpsB gene encoding 30S ribosomal protein S2, giving the protein MAVVTMRELLESGVHFGHQTRRWNPKMKRFIFTERNGIYIIDLLQSLSYIDRAYEFVKETVAHGGTVMFVGTKKQAQEAIAEQATRVGMPYVNQRWLGGMLTNFSTVYKRLQRLKELEQIDFEDVAASGLTKKELLVLSREKAKLEKTLGGIREMSKVPSAVWIVDTKKEHIAVGEARKLNIPVVAILDTNCDPDEVDYKIPGNDDAIRSVTLLTRVIADAVAEGLISRSGVATEGKGEKAAGEPLAEWERDLLEGEKKAEEAPAAAEAPAAAEAPAEVPAEAAAEAPAAEEAPAAAETPAADAEQA; this is encoded by the coding sequence ATGGCCGTCGTCACGATGCGGGAGCTGCTGGAGAGCGGCGTCCACTTCGGTCACCAGACCCGTCGCTGGAACCCGAAGATGAAGCGCTTCATCTTCACCGAGCGCAACGGCATCTACATCATCGACCTGCTCCAGTCGCTGTCGTACATCGACCGCGCCTACGAGTTCGTCAAGGAGACCGTCGCCCACGGCGGCACGGTCATGTTCGTCGGCACGAAGAAGCAGGCGCAGGAGGCCATCGCCGAGCAGGCCACCCGCGTCGGCATGCCCTACGTCAACCAGCGCTGGCTGGGCGGCATGCTCACCAACTTCTCGACCGTCTACAAGCGTCTGCAGCGCCTCAAGGAGCTTGAGCAGATCGACTTCGAGGACGTCGCCGCGTCCGGTCTGACCAAGAAGGAGCTTCTCGTGCTCTCGCGCGAGAAGGCCAAGCTGGAGAAGACCCTCGGCGGTATCCGCGAGATGTCCAAGGTGCCCAGCGCCGTCTGGATCGTGGACACCAAGAAGGAGCACATCGCGGTCGGCGAGGCCCGGAAGCTCAACATCCCGGTCGTCGCCATCCTCGACACCAACTGCGACCCCGACGAGGTCGACTACAAGATCCCGGGCAACGACGACGCGATCCGCTCCGTCACCCTGCTCACCCGCGTGATCGCTGACGCCGTCGCCGAGGGCCTCATCTCCCGCAGCGGTGTCGCCACCGAGGGCAAGGGCGAGAAGGCCGCCGGCGAGCCGCTGGCCGAGTGGGAGCGCGACCTGCTCGAGGGCGAGAAGAAGGCCGAGGAGGCCCCGGCCGCCGCTGAGGCTCCGGCTGCCGCCGAGGCCCCCGCTGAGGTTCCGGCCGAGGCCGCTGCCGAGGCCCCCGCCGCAGAGGAGGCCCCGGCAGCCGCCGAGACTCCGGCCGCGGACGCCGAGCAGGCCTGA
- a CDS encoding M23 family metallopeptidase — MSHERTNRRRTGTWAALPLFLAAVLLGTTWTTAPRATPGPPPGPAEPVPAMGRAWPVGLRPLVVRAWEPPPTPYAPGHRGVDLSAPAGSPVRAVAPGRVSFAGRVAGRGVVSVELTDTGDPPLRTTYEPVRPSVEKGDEVAAGDPLGTLEPTPSHCPTACLHWGLRRGETYLDPLSLLPHWLLRRGPSRLLPVPG; from the coding sequence ATGTCTCACGAGCGAACGAACCGACGGCGTACGGGTACGTGGGCGGCGTTGCCGTTGTTCCTGGCGGCTGTCCTCCTGGGCACGACCTGGACCACAGCCCCGCGCGCGACCCCGGGACCACCGCCGGGCCCCGCTGAGCCGGTACCCGCCATGGGCCGTGCCTGGCCGGTGGGCCTGCGCCCCCTGGTGGTCCGCGCCTGGGAACCCCCGCCCACCCCCTATGCCCCGGGCCACCGAGGCGTCGACCTGTCCGCCCCGGCCGGCTCCCCGGTGCGGGCGGTCGCCCCGGGCCGGGTGTCCTTCGCGGGCCGGGTAGCCGGCCGAGGAGTCGTCTCGGTCGAACTGACCGACACCGGCGACCCGCCCCTGCGCACCACCTACGAACCGGTACGACCGTCGGTCGAGAAGGGCGACGAGGTGGCCGCGGGCGATCCTTTGGGCACCCTGGAACCCACCCCGTCCCACTGTCCGACGGCCTGCCTGCACTGGGGTCTGCGCAGAGGTGAGACCTACCTGGACCCGCTGTCCCTCCTACCGCACTGGCTCCTGCGGAGGGGCCCGTCCCGTCTGCTGCCGGTGCCCGGGTAG
- a CDS encoding helix-turn-helix domain-containing protein — translation MAEHRSMQRAALLDAARSLLSEGGTEALTFPALAERTGLARSSVYEYFRSRAAVVEELCEVDFPVWAAEVGAAMASVERPEDKVEAYVRKQLELVGDRRHRAVVAISASELDAGAREKIRAAHGGLVAMIVEALAALGKAEPRLAAMLLQGVVDAAVRRIESATAEEPSAITEAAVAMALRGVRG, via the coding sequence GTGGCCGAGCACCGGTCGATGCAGCGAGCCGCCCTGCTGGACGCGGCGCGATCCCTGCTGTCCGAGGGCGGGACGGAGGCGTTGACGTTCCCCGCGCTCGCCGAGCGCACGGGGCTGGCGCGGTCGTCCGTGTACGAGTACTTCCGGTCGCGGGCGGCCGTGGTCGAGGAGCTGTGCGAGGTCGACTTTCCCGTCTGGGCGGCGGAGGTCGGGGCGGCGATGGCCTCGGTCGAGCGGCCCGAGGACAAGGTCGAGGCGTACGTCCGCAAGCAGCTGGAGCTGGTCGGGGACCGGCGGCACCGGGCCGTGGTCGCGATCTCGGCGAGCGAGCTGGACGCCGGGGCGCGGGAGAAGATCAGAGCCGCCCACGGTGGTCTCGTCGCGATGATCGTGGAGGCGCTCGCGGCGCTCGGGAAGGCTGAGCCCCGGCTGGCCGCGATGCTGTTGCAGGGGGTCGTGGACGCGGCGGTGCGACGCATCGAGTCGGCGACGGCGGAGGAGCCCTCCGCGATCACCGAGGCGGCTGTGGCGATGGCTCTGCGGGGCGTCCGGGGCTGA
- the whiG gene encoding RNA polymerase sigma factor WhiG codes for MPQHTSGSDRAAVPAAARGTVRPPAPSTLDELWRTYKTTGDERLREQLILHYSPLVKYVAGRVSVGLPANVEQADFVSSGVFGLIDAIEKFDIEREIKFETYAITRIRGAMIDELRALDWIPRSVRQKARNVERAYATLESRLRRTPSEGEVAAEMGIPVDELHAVFSQLSLANVVALEELLHVGGEGDRLSLMDTLEDTAADNPVEVAEDRELRRFLARAINTLPEREKTVVTLYYYEGLTLAEIGNVLGVTESRVSQIHTKSVLQLRAKLASFGR; via the coding sequence ATGCCCCAGCACACCTCCGGGTCTGACCGGGCGGCGGTACCCGCCGCCGCTCGCGGCACCGTGCGCCCGCCCGCCCCCTCGACACTCGACGAGCTGTGGCGGACGTACAAGACGACAGGCGACGAACGGCTGCGCGAGCAGTTGATCCTCCACTACTCGCCCCTGGTGAAGTACGTCGCGGGCCGGGTGAGCGTCGGCCTGCCGGCCAACGTCGAGCAGGCCGACTTCGTCTCCTCCGGGGTCTTCGGGCTCATCGACGCGATCGAGAAGTTCGACATCGAGCGGGAGATCAAGTTCGAGACGTACGCGATCACCCGGATCCGGGGCGCGATGATCGACGAACTGCGCGCGCTGGACTGGATCCCCCGGTCGGTGCGGCAGAAAGCGCGCAACGTGGAGCGGGCCTACGCCACGCTGGAGTCGCGGCTCCGACGCACTCCCAGCGAGGGGGAGGTCGCCGCCGAGATGGGCATCCCGGTCGACGAACTCCACGCCGTCTTCAGCCAGTTGTCGCTGGCCAACGTGGTGGCACTGGAGGAGCTGCTGCACGTCGGCGGCGAGGGCGACCGGCTGAGCCTGATGGACACGCTGGAGGACACCGCCGCGGACAACCCGGTCGAGGTCGCCGAGGACCGGGAGCTGCGGAGGTTCCTGGCACGGGCCATCAACACGCTGCCCGAACGGGAGAAGACCGTCGTCACGCTGTACTACTACGAGGGGCTCACGCTCGCCGAGATCGGGAACGTGCTCGGGGTGACGGAGAGCAGGGTGAGCCAGATCCACACGAAGTCGGTGCTGCAGCTGAGGGCGAAGCTGGCGAGTTTCGGCCGTTGA
- the dprA gene encoding DNA-processing protein DprA, with protein MTGGGAADAERLDRAFLARVIEPGDELGGRWLREFGAREVVLRLSGGGRPLPDASEKRWAGLCARAGHAEPEGDLARAREAGVRFLVPGDAEWPGQLDDLGDGRPVGLWVRGKANVRMWALRSVAVVGARACTEYGAHMAAALGSGLAERGWVVVSGGAYGVDGAAHRGVLGVGGATVAVLACGVDRPYPRGHVQLIRRIAEQGLVVGELPPGDHPTPSRFILRNRVIAALTRGTVVVEAAYRSGALVTARAAQRLGRFTMGVPGPATSALSAGVHELLRGEAVLVSDAAEVVELVGDMGELAPDRRGPVLPRDLLEPGARQVLAALPGRGTEAVEEVARGAGTTVDDAVGRLYELRSLGYVERHGDGWKLTRQAMISVSPDRRRS; from the coding sequence ATGACCGGCGGCGGTGCGGCGGACGCCGAGAGGCTCGACCGTGCCTTCCTCGCCCGTGTCATCGAACCCGGAGACGAACTCGGCGGACGGTGGCTGCGGGAGTTCGGCGCCCGTGAAGTGGTGCTGAGGCTCTCCGGCGGCGGACGGCCGCTGCCGGACGCCTCGGAGAAGCGGTGGGCGGGGCTGTGCGCCCGCGCCGGGCACGCCGAACCCGAAGGGGACCTGGCCCGGGCGAGGGAGGCCGGGGTCCGTTTCCTCGTCCCCGGCGACGCCGAGTGGCCCGGACAGCTCGACGACCTCGGGGACGGGCGGCCGGTGGGGCTGTGGGTGCGGGGGAAGGCCAATGTGCGGATGTGGGCGTTGCGGTCGGTGGCCGTGGTGGGGGCGCGGGCCTGCACGGAGTACGGGGCGCACATGGCTGCCGCGCTGGGGTCGGGGCTGGCCGAGCGAGGGTGGGTGGTCGTGTCCGGCGGGGCTTACGGGGTGGACGGGGCCGCGCACCGGGGCGTGCTCGGGGTCGGTGGGGCGACCGTCGCCGTGCTGGCCTGCGGGGTGGACCGGCCGTATCCCAGGGGGCATGTGCAGCTGATCAGGCGGATCGCCGAACAGGGACTGGTGGTCGGGGAGTTGCCGCCGGGGGACCATCCGACGCCGAGCCGGTTCATCCTGCGGAACCGGGTGATCGCCGCGCTCACCAGGGGAACCGTGGTCGTGGAGGCGGCCTACCGCAGCGGAGCGCTGGTCACCGCACGGGCCGCGCAGCGGTTGGGGAGGTTCACGATGGGTGTCCCGGGCCCCGCGACCTCGGCCCTCTCGGCCGGAGTCCACGAACTTCTGCGGGGCGAGGCGGTGCTCGTGTCCGACGCCGCGGAAGTCGTCGAGCTTGTGGGCGACATGGGGGAGTTGGCGCCGGACCGACGCGGGCCCGTGCTCCCCCGCGACCTGCTGGAACCCGGCGCGCGGCAGGTGCTCGCCGCACTGCCGGGGCGAGGGACCGAGGCCGTCGAGGAGGTCGCCCGGGGCGCGGGGACGACGGTGGACGACGCGGTCGGGAGACTGTACGAACTCCGCTCACTTGGTTACGTCGAACGACACGGCGACGGCTGGAAGTTGACACGCCAGGCGATGATCTCCGTCTCGCCGGATCGGAGGCGAAGTTGA
- a CDS encoding YifB family Mg chelatase-like AAA ATPase: MGFARTCSVALVGVEGVVVEVQADLEPGVAAFTLVGLPDKSLTESKDRVRAAVVNSGAEWPQRKLTVGLSPASVPKAGSGFDLAVACAVLGASERIDPRVLCDIVMIGELGLDGRVRPVRGILPAVLAAAEAGYEQVVVPECAAAEASLVPGVSVLGVRTLRQLIAVLSDEPVPDEEPHEGRPDPLMAGLRMPGTGAATGMHTTGAAQQDQGHDLADVVGQLAARTAVEVAAAGGHHLFLEGPPGAGKTMLAERLPAILPKLGREESLEVTAVHSIAGLLPAGKPLVDVAPYCAPHHSATMQALVGGGQGIARPGAVSLAHRGVLFLDETPEFSGQTLDALRQPLEAGHVVIARSAGVVRFPAKFLMVLAANPCPCGRFSRTDDLCECPPASIRRYQARLSGPLLDRVDLRVEVDRVTRSELTRRGARGEPTATVADRVRSARERSAARLLGTPWRTNSEVPGRELRSRWHASSGALDEAERSLERGVLTARGLDRVLRVAWTIADLVGHDRPDATDVNLALQLRTGVPRGVPMAIGALT, from the coding sequence ATGGGATTCGCCCGCACCTGCTCCGTGGCCCTCGTCGGTGTCGAGGGCGTGGTCGTCGAGGTCCAGGCCGACCTGGAACCCGGCGTGGCGGCCTTCACGCTGGTGGGGTTGCCGGACAAGAGCCTGACGGAGAGCAAGGACCGGGTCAGGGCGGCGGTGGTCAACTCGGGCGCCGAGTGGCCGCAGAGGAAGCTGACGGTGGGGCTCAGCCCCGCCTCCGTACCGAAGGCCGGCAGCGGCTTCGACCTGGCGGTCGCCTGTGCGGTCCTGGGCGCCTCCGAGCGTATCGACCCACGGGTGCTCTGCGACATCGTGATGATCGGCGAGCTGGGACTCGACGGGCGCGTCCGGCCGGTGCGGGGCATCCTGCCCGCTGTGCTGGCCGCCGCCGAGGCCGGATACGAACAGGTGGTGGTGCCGGAGTGCGCCGCCGCGGAGGCCTCGCTGGTGCCCGGTGTCTCGGTACTGGGCGTGCGTACCCTGCGGCAGTTGATCGCCGTGCTCTCGGACGAACCCGTGCCGGACGAGGAGCCACACGAGGGCCGCCCCGACCCGCTCATGGCGGGACTGCGCATGCCGGGTACGGGAGCGGCCACCGGTATGCACACCACGGGAGCGGCGCAGCAGGACCAGGGCCATGACCTCGCCGATGTCGTGGGTCAGCTCGCGGCCCGGACCGCCGTAGAGGTGGCGGCGGCCGGTGGGCACCACCTCTTCCTGGAAGGGCCGCCGGGCGCCGGCAAGACGATGCTCGCCGAGCGGCTTCCGGCCATTCTGCCGAAGCTGGGCAGGGAGGAGTCGCTGGAGGTCACGGCGGTCCATTCGATCGCCGGCCTGCTGCCGGCGGGGAAGCCCCTGGTCGACGTGGCGCCCTACTGCGCCCCGCACCACTCGGCCACGATGCAGGCTCTCGTCGGGGGCGGTCAGGGCATCGCACGGCCCGGCGCGGTCTCACTGGCCCATCGCGGGGTGCTCTTCCTCGACGAGACCCCGGAGTTCAGCGGTCAGACACTGGACGCCCTGCGCCAGCCGCTGGAGGCGGGGCACGTCGTGATCGCGCGCAGCGCCGGAGTCGTGCGCTTCCCGGCGAAGTTCCTGATGGTGCTCGCCGCCAATCCCTGTCCTTGCGGTCGCTTCTCGCGGACGGACGACCTGTGCGAGTGCCCGCCCGCCTCGATCCGCCGCTATCAGGCCCGGCTCTCCGGGCCGCTGCTGGACCGGGTCGACCTCAGGGTCGAGGTCGACCGGGTCACCCGGTCCGAACTCACCCGGCGCGGTGCCAGGGGCGAGCCCACGGCGACGGTGGCCGACCGGGTGCGCTCCGCCCGGGAGCGGTCGGCCGCGCGTCTGCTCGGCACGCCCTGGCGGACGAACAGCGAGGTACCGGGACGTGAACTGCGGAGCCGGTGGCACGCGTCGTCGGGCGCCCTGGACGAGGCCGAGCGCTCCCTGGAGCGGGGAGTGCTCACCGCGCGCGGCCTGGACCGGGTGCTCCGGGTCGCCTGGACCATCGCGGACCTCGTCGGCCACGACCGCCCCGACGCCACGGACGTCAACCTGGCCCTGCAACTGCGCACCGGAGTCCCCCGTGGCGTACCGATGGCGATCGGGGCACTGACATGA
- a CDS encoding YraN family protein, translating into MSNARGALGRYGEELAARRLAEAGMTVLERNWRGGRTGEIDIVARDGDALVVCEVKTRRAGPFENPMAAVTTSKAQRLRRLAEHWLQEHGGAPPGGVRIDIVGVVLPDRGAPVVEHVRGVA; encoded by the coding sequence ATGAGCAACGCACGAGGTGCACTCGGCAGGTACGGCGAGGAGCTGGCCGCGCGGCGGCTGGCCGAGGCCGGGATGACGGTCCTGGAGCGCAACTGGCGCGGCGGCAGGACCGGTGAGATCGACATCGTGGCCCGGGACGGGGACGCGCTGGTCGTCTGCGAGGTGAAGACCCGCAGGGCAGGCCCCTTCGAAAACCCGATGGCGGCCGTCACGACCAGCAAGGCCCAACGGCTGCGCCGCCTCGCCGAACACTGGCTCCAGGAACACGGCGGGGCCCCGCCGGGCGGCGTGCGCATCGACATCGTGGGCGTCGTCCTCCCCGACCGCGGCGCACCCGTCGTGGAACACGTGCGAGGGGTGGCCTGA
- a CDS encoding DUF2469 domain-containing protein: MSAEDLEKYETEMELKLYREYRDVVGLFKYVIETERRFYLTNDYEMQVHSVQGEVFFEVSMADAWVWDMYRPARFVKQVRVLTFKDVNIEELNKSDLELPGS; the protein is encoded by the coding sequence ATGAGCGCCGAGGACCTCGAGAAGTACGAGACCGAGATGGAGCTGAAGCTCTACCGGGAGTACCGCGATGTCGTCGGTCTGTTCAAATACGTGATCGAGACCGAGCGGCGCTTCTATCTGACCAACGACTACGAAATGCAGGTGCACTCGGTCCAGGGTGAGGTGTTCTTCGAGGTCTCCATGGCGGACGCCTGGGTGTGGGACATGTACCGGCCGGCTCGGTTCGTGAAGCAGGTGCGGGTACTCACGTTCAAGGACGTGAACATCGAGGAGTTGAACAAGAGCGACCTGGAGCTGCCGGGCAGCTAG
- a CDS encoding NUDIX hydrolase encodes MSAEDTYEGGLRKVARVILLDPQGRVLLLHGHEPDDPADDWWFTPGGGVEGAETREEAALRELAEETGITDVELGPVLWRRMCSFPFAGRRWDQDEWYYLARTTDTHQAAPVAAGLTELERRSIAGARWWTCGELVRAHETVYPTRLAELLRTLLDEGPPARPVVLDTEIV; translated from the coding sequence GTGTCGGCTGAGGACACGTACGAGGGCGGGCTGCGCAAGGTGGCCCGGGTGATCCTGCTGGATCCGCAGGGGCGCGTCCTGCTGCTGCACGGGCACGAGCCGGACGATCCGGCGGACGACTGGTGGTTCACGCCCGGCGGCGGTGTGGAGGGCGCGGAGACCCGCGAGGAGGCCGCCCTGCGGGAACTCGCGGAGGAGACCGGGATCACGGACGTCGAACTGGGCCCCGTGCTCTGGCGGCGGATGTGTTCCTTCCCCTTCGCCGGACGCCGCTGGGACCAGGACGAGTGGTACTACCTCGCCCGTACCACCGATACGCACCAGGCGGCGCCCGTCGCGGCGGGCCTCACCGAACTGGAACGGCGCAGCATCGCCGGAGCACGCTGGTGGACGTGCGGGGAACTGGTCCGGGCACATGAGACGGTGTACCCGACCAGACTCGCCGAACTGCTTCGCACACTGCTCGACGAGGGTCCCCCGGCCAGACCCGTGGTCCTCGACACCGAAATCGTCTAG
- the lepB gene encoding signal peptidase I produces MSGTTRRTDEGRGRLGSKLSGLAVALGCVLFLGAFLWGAVAYQPYSVPTDSMAPTITSGDRILAERIDGADIERGDVVVFRQETWGNSPMVKRVVAVGGDTVACCTDGKLTVNGKKIDEGYLPKGQDAELTGIPEITVPKGRLFLLGDERSGSLDSTAHLTEAGSGTVPRTNVDARVDAVVWPMEGMLDRPTGFEELGPLSSPGPLPLITTALVVGMVLVLGGAAYGPVAKRFGGGGRTARSESAGVG; encoded by the coding sequence ATGAGCGGGACGACACGTCGCACGGACGAGGGCCGCGGACGGCTCGGCAGCAAGCTGTCGGGGCTGGCCGTGGCCCTCGGCTGTGTGCTCTTCCTGGGCGCCTTCCTCTGGGGCGCGGTCGCCTACCAGCCCTACTCGGTGCCGACCGACTCCATGGCCCCCACCATCACCTCCGGGGACCGCATACTCGCCGAGCGGATCGACGGCGCCGACATCGAGCGCGGTGACGTCGTGGTCTTCCGCCAGGAGACCTGGGGCAACTCGCCCATGGTCAAGCGGGTCGTCGCGGTCGGCGGCGACACGGTGGCCTGCTGCACCGACGGCAAGCTCACCGTCAACGGCAAGAAGATCGACGAGGGCTACCTGCCCAAGGGCCAGGACGCCGAGCTGACCGGCATCCCCGAGATCACGGTCCCCAAGGGCCGGCTGTTCCTCCTCGGAGACGAGCGCAGCGGCTCCCTGGACTCCACCGCGCATCTCACGGAGGCCGGCAGCGGAACGGTGCCGCGGACCAACGTGGACGCACGCGTGGACGCCGTCGTCTGGCCCATGGAGGGCATGCTGGACCGCCCCACGGGCTTCGAGGAGCTCGGCCCGCTCTCCTCTCCCGGCCCGCTTCCGCTGATCACCACCGCGCTCGTCGTGGGCATGGTGCTCGTGCTGGGCGGAGCGGCCTACGGACCGGTCGCCAAGCGGTTCGGCGGGGGCGGCCGTACGGCGCGGTCGGAGTCGGCCGGTGTCGGCTGA
- the lepB gene encoding signal peptidase I has product MNAEGSADAGSDSPGGADGGDSARTPVDDGGQDERPRKKQRSFWKELPLLIGIALVLALLIKTFLVQAFSIPSDSMQNTLQEGDRVLVDKLTPWFGSEPERGEVVVFHDPAGWLDGEPTLEPNAVQRVLGWIGLMPSAEEKDLIKRVIGVAGDTVECKGTGPLKVNGKALNEPYVYPGNTPCTVDDIGGQFRVKVPEGRIWVMGDHRQNSLDSRYHQNDENGGMVPASQSVGRAIVVAWPPTRWSTLPVPDTFDQNLSAAAPGALGLAGAVPLVLWRRRRLLAGEGPRVSGSGTAG; this is encoded by the coding sequence CTGAACGCCGAGGGTTCCGCCGACGCCGGGAGTGACTCCCCGGGCGGAGCGGACGGCGGGGACAGCGCCCGGACCCCGGTCGACGACGGCGGTCAGGACGAGAGGCCCAGGAAGAAGCAGCGTTCCTTCTGGAAGGAACTGCCGCTCCTGATCGGTATCGCGCTGGTGCTCGCGCTGCTGATCAAGACCTTCCTGGTGCAGGCGTTCTCCATCCCGTCCGACTCGATGCAGAACACCCTGCAGGAGGGCGACCGGGTCCTGGTCGACAAGCTCACCCCGTGGTTCGGCTCCGAGCCCGAGCGGGGCGAGGTCGTCGTCTTCCACGACCCGGCCGGCTGGCTGGACGGCGAGCCCACCCTGGAGCCCAACGCCGTGCAGCGGGTTCTCGGCTGGATCGGCCTGATGCCGTCCGCCGAGGAGAAGGACCTCATCAAGCGCGTCATCGGTGTCGCCGGCGACACCGTCGAGTGCAAGGGCACGGGCCCGCTCAAGGTCAATGGCAAGGCGCTCAACGAGCCGTACGTGTACCCGGGCAACACCCCGTGCACCGTCGACGACATCGGCGGTCAGTTCAGGGTGAAGGTGCCCGAAGGCAGAATCTGGGTCATGGGTGACCACCGGCAGAACTCGCTGGACTCCCGCTACCACCAGAACGACGAGAACGGCGGCATGGTCCCCGCGAGCCAGTCCGTGGGTCGAGCCATCGTCGTCGCCTGGCCGCCCACCCGCTGGTCCACGCTGCCCGTTCCCGACACCTTCGACCAGAACCTGAGCGCCGCAGCCCCCGGAGCGCTCGGCCTCGCGGGCGCGGTCCCGCTGGTCCTGTGGCGCCGCCGACGCCTTCTCGCCGGCGAGGGCCCGAGGGTTTCTGGCTCGGGTACCGCCGGGTAG
- the lepB gene encoding signal peptidase I, with the protein MGNRGKPRGAPSATSDNLLPTGTRRAGGAARPSRVERRKLARKIKRRRRRSAAKEIPLLVGVAVLIALVLKTFLVQAFVIPSGSMEQTIQIGDRVLVDKLTPWFGSKPTRGDVVVFKDPGGWLEDEQTVPPTEDPIVIKQIKDGLQVIGLLPSDDEKDIIKRVVAVGGDTVKCCDLQGRVTVNGMPLDETAYLHPGNTPSTQPFEVSVPEGRLWVMGDHRENSADSRAHQSDDSKTAQYGGTVSEESVVGRAVVIAWPVGHWGQLEEPDTFSAVPSGSTTALGASHRVASADRIGLIPLPTPAELPLVMGVVGLHRMWRGRRYGVRSGCGGCGSRRTVRTRWFRRTAGAIRRGGFPGRGERGERSERRGFRRRRE; encoded by the coding sequence ATGGGTAACCGTGGCAAACCCCGCGGTGCCCCCAGCGCCACCTCCGACAACCTGCTGCCCACCGGTACCCGCCGGGCCGGCGGGGCCGCCCGGCCGAGCCGCGTCGAGCGGCGCAAGCTCGCTCGCAAGATCAAGCGGCGCAGGCGCCGCTCCGCGGCCAAGGAGATCCCGCTCCTCGTCGGTGTCGCCGTCCTCATAGCCCTGGTCCTGAAGACCTTCCTCGTCCAGGCGTTCGTGATCCCCTCGGGCTCCATGGAGCAGACGATCCAGATCGGTGACCGCGTCCTGGTCGACAAGCTCACCCCTTGGTTCGGCTCCAAACCCACCCGGGGGGACGTCGTCGTCTTCAAGGACCCCGGCGGCTGGCTGGAGGACGAGCAGACGGTGCCCCCGACCGAGGACCCGATCGTCATCAAGCAGATCAAGGACGGCCTGCAGGTCATCGGCCTCCTGCCGTCCGACGACGAGAAGGACATCATCAAGCGGGTCGTCGCGGTCGGCGGCGACACCGTCAAGTGCTGCGACCTCCAGGGCCGCGTCACCGTCAACGGCATGCCGCTGGACGAGACGGCGTACCTCCACCCCGGCAACACACCCTCGACCCAGCCGTTCGAGGTCAGCGTCCCCGAGGGCCGCCTCTGGGTCATGGGCGACCACCGGGAGAACTCCGCCGACTCCCGCGCCCACCAGTCCGACGATTCGAAGACGGCCCAGTACGGGGGTACGGTCTCCGAGGAGTCCGTCGTCGGCCGGGCCGTCGTCATCGCCTGGCCGGTCGGTCACTGGGGGCAGCTGGAGGAGCCGGACACGTTCTCCGCCGTGCCGAGCGGGTCGACCACCGCCCTCGGCGCTTCGCATAGGGTGGCCTCCGCGGATCGAATCGGATTGATCCCCCTCCCGACCCCTGCGGAACTCCCGCTCGTTATGGGAGTGGTGGGCCTGCACCGGATGTGGCGTGGGCGGCGGTACGGAGTGAGGAGTGGATGTGGGGGATGTGGCAGTCGGCGCACGGTCCGGACACGGTGGTTCCGAAGAACGGCCGGAGCGATCCGACGAGGCGGCTTCCCCGGCCGCGGAGAACGCGGAGAGCGTTCTGAACGCCGAGGGTTCCGCCGACGCCGGGAGTGA
- the lepB gene encoding signal peptidase I has protein sequence MDTEARQHGERDRSSRPSDELSEEISDTEGPEGRSRSAWVDRGAAWVPGGRYTLTALICLLFLALFSNFVMQPFQIPSSSMARSLRIGDRVLVNKLAYRFGSEPQRGDVVVFDGTGYFGNADYIKRVVGVGGDRVVCCDQQGRLEVNGRWVDESSFLHPGDSPSNVPFDVVVPEDTLFLLGDHRGDSSDSRDHLGSPGGGMIPLDAVIGRADWIAWPADHWTRLDRPDVYARVPASGGAHG, from the coding sequence ATGGACACCGAAGCACGGCAGCACGGCGAACGCGACCGTTCCTCCCGCCCTTCTGACGAGCTCTCCGAGGAGATCTCCGACACAGAAGGGCCGGAGGGGCGGTCGCGTTCGGCATGGGTGGACCGAGGTGCCGCGTGGGTGCCGGGCGGGCGCTACACCCTGACCGCACTGATCTGCCTGCTTTTTCTGGCCCTCTTCAGCAACTTCGTGATGCAGCCCTTCCAGATTCCCAGCAGCTCCATGGCCCGCTCATTGAGGATCGGGGACCGCGTTCTCGTAAATAAGTTGGCGTACCGTTTCGGATCTGAGCCGCAGCGCGGTGACGTCGTGGTGTTCGACGGCACCGGCTACTTCGGGAACGCCGACTACATCAAGCGCGTTGTCGGCGTGGGGGGAGACCGGGTGGTCTGTTGCGACCAGCAGGGGAGGCTTGAGGTGAACGGCCGGTGGGTCGACGAGTCGTCGTTTCTGCATCCGGGTGACAGCCCGTCGAACGTACCCTTCGACGTGGTCGTCCCCGAGGACACCCTGTTCCTCCTCGGCGACCACCGCGGTGACTCCAGTGATTCCCGTGACCACCTGGGATCGCCCGGCGGTGGCATGATCCCCCTCGACGCCGTCATCGGCCGGGCCGACTGGATCGCGTGGCCCGCCGACCACTGGACGCGTCTGGACCGCCCGGACGTCTACGCGCGCGTGCCCGCCTCCGGCGGTGCGCATGGGTAA